One window of the Bos mutus isolate GX-2022 chromosome X, NWIPB_WYAK_1.1, whole genome shotgun sequence genome contains the following:
- the LOC102269701 gene encoding transcription factor E2F6: protein MSQQQPAWEPRSLHVDRVEEKTVCGESKDPVCTKDLRPLKVRVNLEDSTQQVSMKKGPGMKRRRCNSSLSDLTPRFMALLRSSPEGVLDLNKAAETLGIPKRRLYDVTNVLSGIKLVEKKSRSHIQWIGPDLNELEIRPKQRQLETELLDLSAKEASLDELIKDCSQQWNELLADREKKRLAYVSYDDIHSLDIFREQTVVAVKSPPDTSLDLLIPLEGSVSLNMKSTTGPIDVYVCEMAEDLSSNEISDGVGSSSSESTQPEHPHPEKEEDPPEQSEELIEVKTNGM from the coding sequence ATGAGTCAGCAGCAGCCTGCTTGGGAGCCACGCAGCTTGCATGTGGACCGGGTGGAGGAGAAGACGGTGTGCGGTGAATCCAAAGACCCCGTCTGCACGAAGGACCTGCGCCCATTAAAAGTAAGAGTTAATTTAGAAGATAGTACGCAACAGGTGTCCATGAAAAAAGGCCCAGGTATGAAGAGACGTCGGTGTAATTCATCCCTGTCTGATTTAACTCCAAGATTTATGGCTCTTCTCAGATCTAGTCCAGAAGGTGTTCTTGACTTAAATAAAGCTGCAGAAACACTGGGAATACCAAAACGAAGATTGTATGATGTCACCAATGTCTTAAGTGGAATCAAGCTGGTTGAAAAAAAGTCTAGGAGCCATATTCAATGGATAGGACCTGATCTTAATGAATTGGAAATACGGCCCAAACAGAGGCAGCTGGAGACGGAACTTCTTGACTTATCAGCGAAAGAAGCATCTCTGGATGAATTAATTAAGGATTGTTCTCAACAGTGGAATGAGTTACTAGcggacagagaaaagaagaggctaGCATATGTGTCATATGATGATATTCATAGCCTTGACATCTTCCGTGAACAGACTGTAGTTGCAGTTAAATCTCCGCCTGATACCAGCTTGGATCTTTTAATTCCCCTAGAGGGTTCTGTCTCACTAAATATGAAGAGCACCACAGGACCTATCGATGTTTATGTATGTGAAATGGCGGAGGATCTCTCAAGTAATGAAATATCGGATGGTGTAGGAAGCTCTTCCTCCGAAAGCACACAGCCAGAACACCCTCACCCTGAGAAAGAAGAAGATCCTCCAGAGCAGAGTGAAGAGTTGATTGAAGTGAAAACTAATGGCATGTGA